In one Rutidosis leptorrhynchoides isolate AG116_Rl617_1_P2 chromosome 8, CSIRO_AGI_Rlap_v1, whole genome shotgun sequence genomic region, the following are encoded:
- the LOC139861793 gene encoding 3-ketoacyl-CoA synthase 5-like: protein MNKPRTIYLVDFACFKPSFVYRVSFAAAAEHAKLILASEPKTVSFGLKILERSGLGEETCIPPQLHYLPPDPNMKDARDECHMVIFSAMDSLFQQTGINPKDIDILIVNCSLFAPIPSISSIVVNKYNMRDDVKSFHLSGMGCSATLIAVDLAKHLLQVHPDSYAIVISTEILTPNSYKGKERSMLLPNVLFRMGGAAILLTNKRSARTNAKYSLLHVVRTHKGSDEKSYHCVQQEEDKEGHMGIELNLDLLVVADKSLKTNITIIGPLVLPLSEKLLFVYNLLKRKLLKNDVKLYIPNFKKAFEHFCIHAGGRLVIDELQKNMRLSEVDVEASRMTLHRFGNTSSSSVWYELGYIEAKGRMKKGDRVWQIGFGSGFKCNSGVWKCNRDIKPSENSAWADCIHRYPVFQPKVVKL, encoded by the coding sequence ATGAACAAGCCTCGAACCATTTATCTCGTCGACTTTGCTTGTTTCAAGCCATCTTTTGTTTATCGCGTGTCTTTTGCCGCTGCGGCTGAACATGCGAAACTCATCTTAGCCTCAGAGCCCAAAACCGTTTCATTCGGCCTCAAGATCTTAGAAAGGTCCGGTTTAGGTGAGGAAACATGTATACCACCTCAATTACATTATTTACCACCGGATCCAAATATGAAGGATGCTAGAGATGAGTGTCATATGGTAATTTTTTCGGCCATGGACTCTTTGTTCCAACAAACTGGGATTAACCCTAAAGATATCGACATTTTAATAGTCAATTGTAGTCTCTTTGCACCAATTCCTTCCATTTCGTCCATCgtcgttaataaatataatatgagAGATGATGTTAAGAGTTTCCATTTGTCCGGAATGGGGTGTAGTGCGACATTAATAGCTGTTGATTTGGCTAAACATCTACTACAAGTCCATCCAGATTCGTATGCAATTGTGATAAGTACTGAAATACTTACACCAAACTCTTACAAAGGTAAAGAAAGATCGATGCTCCTCCCAAACGTTCTGTTCAGAATGGGAGGAGCAGCGATCCTTCTGACCAATAAAAGGTCAGCACGTACGAATGCAAAGTACAGTCTTTTGCACGTTGTACGAACCCACAAAGGGTCCGATGAAAAGTCATATCATTGTGTCCAACAAGAAGAAGACAAAGAAGGCCACATGGGGATTGAGCTAAACCTAGATCTATTAGTTGTTGCGGACAAGTCTTTGAAGACAAACATTACGATTATTGGGCCGTTGGTTCTTCCATTATCAGAGAAACTCTTGTTTGTTTATAACCTATTGAAGAGAAAGTTACTTAAAAATGATGTTAAACTCTACATTCCTAACTTCAAAAAGGCGTTCGAACATTTCTGTATTCATGCAGGAGGACGGTTGGTTATTGACGAGCTTCAAAAGAATATGCGGTTGTCTGAAGTCGATGTTGAAGCATCAAGAATGACGTTGCATCGATTTGGGAACACGTCATCATCGTCGGTGTGGTATGAACTAGGTTATATTGAAGCAAAAGGAAGAATGAAGAAAGGTGATAGGGTTTGGCAAATAGGGTTTGGGAGTGGGTTTAAATGCAATAGTGGAGTTTGGAAATGTAACAGAGATATTAAACCTTCGGAAAATAGTGCATGGGCTGATTGCATTCATAGGTACCCAGTGTTCCAACCCAAAGTTGTTAAGCTGTAA